A region of the Nocardia higoensis genome:
CGGCCAGGAGCAGGGTGACCCGTTCCTCGGCCGGTCGATGGGTGTGGGCTCGGACTACTCGCACGAGGTCGCCCGCGAGATCGACGAGGAGGTGCGCAACCTCATCGAGGCCGCGCACACCGAGGCGTGGTCGATCCTCAACGAGTACCGCGATGTGCTCGACACGCTGGCCGTCGCGCTGCTGGAGCGGGAGACCCTGCACCGCAAGGATCTCGAGCAGATCTTCACCGGGGTGACCAAGCGGCCGCGCATCACCGCGTTCAACGACTTCGGCGAGCGGGTGCCCTCGGACAAGCCGCCGGTCAAGACCCCGGGCGAACTCGCCGCCGAGCGTGGGGAGTCGTGGCCCCCGGAGCAGCCTGTCGACCAGGCGGCGGTGCAGGTCGCGGCCAAGCAGCTGACGCCGGTTCCCGTCAACGGGCACCCGGGTCATCGGCAGGGCGCCGCGCCGCAGGGCCAGCACGCCCAGGGCGGTTACCAGGCGCAGCCGCAGTACGCCCATCCGCAGCCGGGCGGTCACACCCCGCCCACCGAGGTCTATCCGCGACCGGGCGCGCCGACCCACGGTTCGCGACCGGACTACGGCGCTCCCGCGGGCTGGTCGGCACCCGGCTGGCCGCCACGGGATGAGCCGACGCAGCAGCAGGCAGGCGCTCCGGGGTACGGCGGATGGAGCGGCCCGCACTCGCAGCCCCAGCCGGAAGCGCCGCAGCCGCCGCAGGGCTTCCAGCCGTGGGGCGAGCCGCAGCAGGGTGGCCCGGCAGGCCAGGACGGCCCGGCCTACGACGAGCCCTCCCGTCCCGGACCGGCGCACGACGACGACCGCCGCGACTGGGACGGACCGAACGGCCGGTCCTGATCCGGTCACGATTAGGCTCGACCACGCCGGTGGGCGAAGACCACCGGCGCGGATTTGGAGGTGTCCTCGATTGTCGGCCAACCATGACACGGCGTTCGACGCCGTGACCGGCGCGGAATTCGACGGCGCGAACGGCGTGGTGCCCCAGCCGAGCCTGCGCGCGCAAGAGACCGGTCGTCTCTTCGACCAGGACCGGGCGGAAGCGGCGATCCGCGAACTGCTGATCGCCGTCGGCGAAGATCCGGACCGTCCCGGCCTGATCGACACCCCGGCTCGGGTCGCTCGCGCCTACCGCGAAATGTTCGCCGGGTTGTACACCGAGCCCGACCGGGTGCTCGACACCACCTTCGACGAGGGACACCAGGAGCTGGTGCTGGTGCGCGACATTCCGATGTACTCGACCTGTGAGCATCACCTGGTGTCCTTCCACGGCGTCGCGCACGTCGGCTACATCCCCGGCCCGGCCGGGCGGGTGACCGGCCTGTCCAAGCTGGCCAGGGTGGTCGACCTCTACGCGAAGCGCCCGCAGGTGCAGGAACGGCTGACCAGCCAGATCGCCGACGCCGTCATGCGCAAGCTGGAACCGCGCGGCGCGATCGTCGTGGTGGAGGCCGAGCATCTGTGCATGGCGATGCGCGGTATCCGCAAGCCCGGCGCGAGCACCACCACCTCGGCGGTGCGCGGACTGCTGCAGACCAACGCTGCCTCGCGTGCCGAGGCACTCGATCTGATTCTGCGGAAGTGAACCGAGCCGCAGGGAAGGCGGAAGCGGTGTCCGTCCCGAGCATCACCGCACGCGGCGACCGTCGGTGCGTGGTGATGGGCGTGGTGAACGTGACCGGCGATTCCTTCTCCGACGGCGGGCGGTATCTGGACCCCGACCGCGCCATCGCGCACGGCATCGAGCTCTACGCCGCGGGCGCCGACATCGTCGACGTCGGCGGCGAGTCGACCCGGCCGGGCGCCGATCGCGTCGACCCGGTCACCGAGGCCGCCCGGGTGACCCCGGTGATCCGCGGCCTGGTCGCCGCGGGCGTGCCGACCAGTGTGGACACCATGCGCGCCGCGGTCGCCGAGGCCGCGTTGGCCGCCGGTGTCGCCGTGATCAACGATGTCTCCGGTGGCCGCGCCGACCCCGATATGGTGAAAGTCGTGGCGGACGCGCGGGTTCCATGGATCCTCATGCACTGGCGCGCGGCGGCCGACTACCGGCACGCGGGCCCCGCCGAGCACTACGACGACGTCGTCGCCGAGGTGCGCGCCGAACTCGGCGCCCAGGTCGATCTGGCGGTCGGGGCGGGAGTGGATCCCGGCAGGCTGATCCTCGACCCCGGTCTCGGCTTCGCCAAGAACGCCGAGCACAACTGGGCGTTGCTGGCCGCGCTTCCGGAGTTCGTCGCGGCAGGCCTGCCGGTGCTGATCGGCGCCTCGCGCAAACGGTTCCTGGGTACCCTGCTGGCCGACGCCGACGGACCGCGCCCACCCGACGGTCGCGAAGTCGCCACCGCGACGGTCTCCGCCCTCGCCGCCCAGCACGGCGCCTGGGGCGTCCGGGTGCACGACGTGCGCTCCTCGTTGGACGCGATCGCCGTCGTCGACGCCTGGCAGCGGGCAGCCGCGGCGATCTCGTCCGAGCGGCCGGAAGGAGCTACCCGATGACCCAGCAGAGCACACCGGCCGCCACCGCCGATGCCGCCGACTCACGATCGGCCGGACCGGACCGCATCGAACTGCGTGGCCTGCGGGTGTTCGGCAGGCACGGTGTCTTCGAGCACGAGCGTCGCGACGGCCAGGAATTCGTGATCGACCTGACCGTGTGGGTCGACTTCACCGTCGCGGCCGCCTCCGACGACCTCGCCGCCACCGTCGACTACGGCGCGCTCGCCGAGCGGGCGGTGCGCATCGTGGCCGGCCCGCCGCGCAATCTGATCGAGACGGTGGTCTGCGAGATCGCCGACGACGTGATGACCGATCCGCGCATCCTGCGTGCCGAAGTGGTGGTGCACAAGCCGTCCGCG
Encoded here:
- the folE gene encoding GTP cyclohydrolase I FolE; this translates as MSANHDTAFDAVTGAEFDGANGVVPQPSLRAQETGRLFDQDRAEAAIRELLIAVGEDPDRPGLIDTPARVARAYREMFAGLYTEPDRVLDTTFDEGHQELVLVRDIPMYSTCEHHLVSFHGVAHVGYIPGPAGRVTGLSKLARVVDLYAKRPQVQERLTSQIADAVMRKLEPRGAIVVVEAEHLCMAMRGIRKPGASTTTSAVRGLLQTNAASRAEALDLILRK
- the folB gene encoding dihydroneopterin aldolase, translating into MTQQSTPAATADAADSRSAGPDRIELRGLRVFGRHGVFEHERRDGQEFVIDLTVWVDFTVAAASDDLAATVDYGALAERAVRIVAGPPRNLIETVVCEIADDVMTDPRILRAEVVVHKPSAPIPHSFADVRVVTSRTRQEAG
- the folP gene encoding dihydropteroate synthase, producing the protein MGVVNVTGDSFSDGGRYLDPDRAIAHGIELYAAGADIVDVGGESTRPGADRVDPVTEAARVTPVIRGLVAAGVPTSVDTMRAAVAEAALAAGVAVINDVSGGRADPDMVKVVADARVPWILMHWRAAADYRHAGPAEHYDDVVAEVRAELGAQVDLAVGAGVDPGRLILDPGLGFAKNAEHNWALLAALPEFVAAGLPVLIGASRKRFLGTLLADADGPRPPDGREVATATVSALAAQHGAWGVRVHDVRSSLDAIAVVDAWQRAAAAISSERPEGATR